The Clostridium septicum genome contains a region encoding:
- the pgeF gene encoding peptidoglycan editing factor PgeF, which produces MKKLTIDDLVRHKDFFKLDLGNISIGFSTAENNRSFNRHTEDGIANLESIKNEFGLKNIEYLNQIHSDKSYIYNLGKSVKDKEGDAVITNEKSTAIGVFTADCTPIILVNEEKEVIAAIHSGWRGTFHSIVTKTLDNMIKEYGINIKSTKVFIGPHIRQCCYEISEELKRDFISHTGINENKLFNGRNLSMEAVIVNNLKEKGVEEDNIYSLDICTHCSKDIKMHSYRSSVGTYGRLFSFVYIK; this is translated from the coding sequence ATGAAAAAGTTAACAATAGATGATTTAGTAAGACATAAAGATTTTTTTAAATTAGATTTAGGTAATATAAGTATTGGGTTTTCAACAGCAGAAAATAACAGAAGTTTTAATAGACACACAGAAGATGGCATAGCTAATTTAGAAAGTATAAAAAATGAATTTGGATTGAAAAATATAGAATATTTAAATCAAATTCATAGTGATAAAAGTTATATATATAATTTAGGAAAATCTGTAAAAGATAAAGAAGGAGATGCCGTTATAACAAATGAAAAAAGTACAGCAATAGGAGTGTTTACAGCAGATTGCACACCTATAATACTTGTAAATGAGGAAAAAGAGGTAATTGCGGCTATTCATAGTGGATGGAGAGGTACTTTTCATTCAATAGTTACAAAAACTTTAGATAATATGATAAAAGAATATGGAATTAATATAAAAAGTACAAAAGTTTTTATAGGACCACATATAAGACAATGTTGTTATGAAATCTCAGAGGAGTTAAAAAGGGATTTTATAAGTCATACTGGTATTAATGAAAATAAACTTTTTAATGGGAGAAATTTAAGTATGGAGGCTGTTATAGTTAATAATTTAAAAGAAAAGGGAGTAGAAGAAGATAATATATATTCTTTAGATATATGTACTCATTGTTCAAAAGATATAAAAATGCATTCATATAGATCTTCAGTTGGAACTTATGGAAGATTATTTTCATTTGTATATATAAAATAA